A window of Candidatus Hydrogenedentota bacterium contains these coding sequences:
- a CDS encoding cryptochrome/photolyase family protein: MNTLFVQPDQLSTDTALFRGCTPRNTRVILAEYKSEFTLVPFHRQRLTFVFSAMRHFAEELRGAGFTVDYFACCDDLTAALKLTGVREVRMMDSADWGASARYQAAAESAGIAVEVVDNDMFINARLDQPVMLVRGKATRMEVFYRKLRAATGMLMDGPEPTGGAWNFDAENRNPPKKGLESPPVPRYAPDAITRQVVADVNEHFPKAFGRLDSFHWPVTRREAQEFYDNFLQWRFPLFGDYQDAMVAGNVALFHSLISAHINIGLLDPDGVCRQAEAHFRRGRVPLNAAEGFIRQIVGWREFVRELYRANMPGYEESNRLEADLPLPGVYWHGQTRMNCMAEAVVPVIHHGLNHHIQRLMITGNFGLLAGVRPQALNEWYWLAYIDAWHWVVTPNVIGMATFADGGLMASKPYAGSANYINKMSNYCKYCPYDPKQFLGEKACPFNALYWDFLARNKALLFRNPRMALSYKNLDRKTRDELNDIRKKADSIRLASVNDAL, translated from the coding sequence GTGCCCTTTCACAGGCAGCGATTGACCTTCGTGTTTTCCGCCATGCGTCATTTCGCGGAAGAGCTGCGCGGCGCCGGCTTCACGGTGGACTACTTCGCCTGTTGCGACGACCTGACGGCGGCACTCAAGTTAACCGGTGTGCGCGAAGTTCGGATGATGGATTCGGCGGACTGGGGCGCAAGTGCGCGATACCAGGCGGCCGCGGAGTCCGCCGGTATCGCGGTCGAGGTCGTGGACAACGACATGTTCATCAACGCGCGGTTGGATCAGCCCGTCATGCTGGTCCGCGGCAAGGCCACGCGGATGGAAGTCTTCTACCGCAAGCTGCGCGCCGCCACCGGCATGCTCATGGATGGGCCGGAACCGACGGGCGGGGCCTGGAACTTCGACGCGGAGAACCGTAACCCGCCGAAGAAGGGGCTGGAATCACCGCCAGTACCGCGCTATGCCCCCGACGCGATCACCCGCCAGGTTGTCGCCGATGTAAATGAGCACTTTCCGAAGGCCTTTGGGCGACTCGACTCGTTCCATTGGCCCGTCACCCGCCGCGAGGCCCAGGAGTTTTATGACAACTTTCTCCAATGGCGTTTTCCCCTCTTCGGGGACTACCAGGACGCCATGGTGGCGGGCAACGTGGCCCTCTTTCATTCGCTGATATCCGCCCACATCAATATCGGCCTGCTCGACCCCGATGGGGTGTGCCGTCAGGCCGAGGCCCACTTTCGACGGGGGCGCGTGCCGCTCAATGCGGCCGAGGGCTTCATTCGCCAGATCGTGGGTTGGCGAGAATTTGTGCGGGAGCTCTACCGCGCCAATATGCCGGGCTACGAAGAATCCAATCGACTGGAGGCGGACTTGCCCCTGCCCGGGGTGTACTGGCACGGTCAGACCCGTATGAACTGCATGGCCGAGGCCGTGGTCCCGGTCATACACCATGGCCTCAATCACCACATTCAGCGGCTGATGATCACGGGAAACTTTGGCCTCCTCGCCGGGGTGCGACCGCAGGCTCTGAACGAGTGGTACTGGCTCGCCTATATCGACGCGTGGCACTGGGTGGTGACGCCCAATGTGATCGGCATGGCCACCTTCGCCGATGGTGGACTCATGGCCTCCAAGCCCTATGCGGGTTCGGCGAACTACATCAACAAAATGAGCAACTACTGCAAGTACTGCCCCTATGACCCCAAGCAATTCCTTGGCGAAAAGGCCTGCCCCTTTAACGCCCTCTACTGGGATTTCCTGGCGCGAAACAAGGCGCTCCTGTTCCGCAATCCGCGAATGGCCCTGAGCTACAAGAATCTCGATCGCAAAACGCGCGATGAATTGAACGATATTCGAAAGAAGGCCGACTCCATCAGACTGGCCTCGGTGAACGATGCCCTTTGA